The Planctomycetota bacterium genome window below encodes:
- a CDS encoding type II secretion system protein yields MVRRVGAGRRAFVVIELFAVIAVIGILLSLGFSVYRGARLSARVVVAANNLKQVGMALELFSRKYECYPPEGANLATFLAPFVSNVDVFSNPLAEEATPGETLSKLYLEPYDNEADASGHYLTAFVTEDGTTAVVLKTGSIVERIDNLALPEDPATVVAILSGSQPGTDTTAPTTSPTTPGATSDTSTNTGDATAPTDGSTDGTTTTTTTTTTTTGGSTGGTTSGGTVTSDGTIGGSINLNPNNNDDFEFELRFSLMTGGELIIVTRDELHNGSAQANGYLGIPLSASYILLKPKGNGNQNSLTYTGEFENKTYLNERLVLENKNRYILTTKDGGTMVVTLYNTKSSRGRAMGKWWIDINAVGAKIQICKCNNSPCTCLANGE; encoded by the coding sequence ATGGTCAGGAGAGTGGGAGCTGGTCGCAGGGCATTCGTCGTCATCGAGCTCTTCGCGGTCATCGCTGTCATCGGCATACTGCTTTCGCTGGGGTTCAGCGTCTACAGGGGCGCGAGGCTTTCCGCACGGGTCGTGGTAGCGGCCAATAACCTCAAACAGGTGGGCATGGCGCTCGAACTGTTCAGCAGGAAGTACGAGTGCTACCCGCCGGAGGGCGCCAACCTGGCGACCTTCCTCGCTCCATTCGTCTCGAACGTTGATGTGTTCAGCAATCCGCTGGCGGAGGAGGCAACCCCGGGCGAGACCCTCAGCAAGCTTTATCTCGAGCCCTACGACAACGAAGCGGACGCCAGCGGCCACTACCTCACCGCTTTCGTGACTGAGGATGGCACGACCGCCGTCGTCCTGAAGACGGGCAGTATTGTGGAGCGGATAGACAATCTCGCGCTTCCCGAGGACCCGGCCACTGTCGTCGCGATCCTTTCTGGATCCCAGCCGGGCACCGATACCACGGCTCCAACCACATCGCCAACGACGCCTGGCGCCACCTCGGACACATCCACCAACACAGGGGATGCAACGGCCCCTACCGATGGCAGCACGGACGGTACCACCACGACGACGACCACCACCACCACCACCACGGGTGGAAGCACGGGTGGCACCACTTCCGGGGGCACCGTGACCTCCGATGGAACCATCGGCGGCTCGATCAACCTTAACCCCAACAATAACGACGACTTCGAGTTCGAGCTCCGTTTCAGTCTCATGACGGGCGGCGAGCTCATCATCGTGACCCGCGACGAACTGCACAACGGGTCGGCGCAGGCCAACGGCTACCTTGGCATCCCCCTGAGCGCGTCGTACATCCTGCTCAAACCCAAGGGCAATGGCAACCAGAACTCCCTCACTTACACGGGCGAATTCGAGAACAAGACCTATCTCAATGAGAGGCTGGTACTTGAGAACAAGAACCGCTACATCCTGACGACGAAGGACGGCGGCACGATGGTGGTCACACTCTACAACACCAAGTCCAGCCGGGGCAGGGCGATGGGCAAGTGGTGGATTGACATCAACGCCGTCGGAGCAAAGATCCAGATCTGCAAGTGCAACAACTCGCCTTGCACATGCCTCGCGAACGGGGAGTGA
- a CDS encoding HAD family phosphatase, protein MSPADVRTRAVIFDLDGVLVDSEALHVEAWRRVFAACGIIVSDEEYAHGVGMADGDWLAWLFTRRGPALDVRRCLDEKRRVFAGILKADVRPFPGVVELVTRLHPECRLGVASNSPRRSIETALAALRLRSHFDAVAGADDVKRHKPHPEIYLHVAARLAIEPARCTVIEDSALGIQAAKAAGMRCIGITNSLPAERLAAADLTVASLADADSVLRFVRAG, encoded by the coding sequence ATGTCGCCTGCCGACGTTCGCACCAGGGCCGTGATCTTCGACCTGGACGGGGTGCTGGTGGACAGCGAGGCCCTGCACGTCGAGGCCTGGCGCCGGGTGTTCGCGGCATGTGGGATCATCGTGAGCGACGAGGAGTACGCACACGGCGTGGGCATGGCGGACGGGGACTGGCTGGCATGGCTCTTCACGCGGCGTGGCCCGGCCCTCGATGTGCGCCGGTGCCTGGATGAGAAGCGTCGGGTGTTCGCTGGCATTCTCAAGGCAGATGTGCGGCCGTTCCCCGGGGTGGTCGAACTGGTCACACGCCTGCACCCCGAATGCCGCTTGGGGGTGGCATCGAACTCGCCTAGGCGGAGCATCGAGACGGCGCTTGCCGCGCTGAGGCTGCGCTCGCATTTCGATGCCGTCGCTGGCGCCGACGATGTGAAGCGCCATAAGCCTCACCCGGAAATCTACTTGCACGTTGCGGCGAGGCTCGCAATCGAGCCGGCTCGGTGCACGGTGATCGAGGATTCGGCCCTGGGCATCCAGGCCGCCAAGGCGGCGGGCATGCGGTGTATAGGAATCACGAACTCGTTGCCGGCTGAGCGGCTGGCCGCGGCGGACCTTACAGTAGCGAGTCTGGCGGATGCCGACAGCGTGCTGCGGTTCGTCCGGGCGGGATAA
- a CDS encoding prepilin-type N-terminal cleavage/methylation domain-containing protein, with protein sequence MVKRRGRGFVIIEVVTVITIIAVLLSLGYSVYKGARLSARVVVASNNLKQVGMALELFNKKYECYPPEGANLATMLAPFVQNPEVFNNPLADEPTPGKTLSELYVEPYDEEADRPGSYLTAFVTEDGTTAVVLKTGNIVERVDNLSLPSDPDSIVAILSGTPPSAEPSTPLPTTTEPSTPPPTPTEPSTPPPTTTEPSTSPPTSPDSTGGSGTGGTSTGGGTSTPPATTTPEGTVGGSINLNPNNNDDFEFELRFNLIGGGELIVVTRDNLHDGSAAANGYLGVPLSASYILLKPKGNGNQNSLTYTGTFEGKTYNNETLRLENKNRYILTTKDGGTMVVTLYNTKSSRGRAMGKWWIDINAVGAKIQICKCNQTPCVCKPE encoded by the coding sequence ATGGTGAAGCGGCGGGGTCGTGGCTTCGTGATCATCGAGGTGGTCACGGTAATCACCATCATCGCGGTGCTGCTGAGCCTCGGCTACAGCGTCTACAAGGGCGCGAGGCTGTCCGCACGGGTTGTGGTGGCGAGCAACAACCTCAAGCAGGTGGGCATGGCGCTCGAACTCTTCAACAAGAAGTACGAGTGCTATCCGCCCGAAGGCGCCAACCTTGCCACCATGCTCGCCCCGTTTGTGCAGAATCCAGAGGTCTTCAACAACCCGCTGGCGGACGAGCCGACCCCCGGCAAGACCCTGAGCGAACTCTACGTAGAACCCTACGATGAGGAGGCCGACCGACCGGGTTCCTATCTCACAGCCTTTGTGACCGAGGACGGCACGACCGCCGTCGTCCTGAAGACGGGCAACATTGTGGAGCGGGTAGACAACCTGTCGCTGCCCAGCGATCCGGACAGCATCGTCGCGATTCTGTCGGGGACGCCGCCCAGCGCGGAGCCGAGCACGCCGCTTCCAACAACCACCGAGCCCAGCACACCGCCTCCGACACCCACGGAGCCCAGCACGCCGCCCCCGACGACCACTGAACCCAGCACGTCGCCCCCGACGAGCCCCGACAGCACGGGCGGCTCTGGAACGGGCGGCACGAGCACGGGTGGGGGCACCAGTACGCCTCCTGCCACCACCACGCCTGAGGGCACGGTGGGCGGGTCAATCAATCTGAATCCCAACAACAACGACGACTTCGAGTTCGAGCTTCGCTTCAACCTGATCGGGGGCGGTGAACTCATCGTCGTGACGCGCGACAACCTGCACGACGGCTCCGCCGCGGCGAATGGCTATCTCGGCGTGCCCCTGAGCGCCTCCTACATTCTCCTGAAGCCCAAGGGGAACGGCAACCAGAACTCTCTGACCTACACAGGCACATTCGAAGGCAAGACCTACAACAACGAGACGCTGCGCCTCGAGAACAAGAACCGCTACATCCTGACGACGAAGGACGGCGGCACGATGGTGGTCACGCTCTACAACACGAAGTCCAGCCGGGGCAGGGCGATGGGCAAGTGGTGGATCGACATCAACGCCGTCGGGGCGAAGATCCAGATCTGCAAGTGCAACCAGACGCCCTGTGTGTGCAAGCCAGAGTAG
- a CDS encoding SAM-dependent methyltransferase, producing MSSYELGEPALGPSQRTYLTSGLARAILKARRLHEAKVTVSLDLNRTRSVVHLLPESVRFPDGSELSLKKLRTVLRKGLRVYLVERGELIPVERRGNFYYKLMATDSAPTLEISGIKMHRSEGCCPYAQAEAIVRTVVRPGDRVLDSCGGLGYTAIWAARLGADRVVSIEHDLDVLEMARLNPWSEEYFFDARIDVIPEDVTRFLAAEPSGSFDAIVHDPPHVSRAGELYGRDFYFELSRVLTATGKLYHYVGEPFSRRKGKDIHSGISERLANVGFEPRYVEELAGFVCTKRR from the coding sequence ATGAGCAGCTACGAACTGGGCGAACCGGCGCTCGGACCCAGCCAGCGGACCTATCTGACGTCCGGCCTGGCGCGCGCCATTCTCAAGGCGCGCCGCCTGCACGAAGCCAAGGTCACCGTCTCTCTCGACCTCAATCGCACAAGGTCCGTCGTGCATCTTCTGCCCGAGAGCGTCCGCTTCCCCGATGGCAGCGAACTCTCCCTCAAGAAGCTTCGCACGGTGCTCCGCAAGGGCTTGCGCGTCTACCTTGTCGAGAGGGGCGAGCTGATCCCCGTCGAGCGCCGCGGCAACTTCTACTACAAGCTGATGGCCACTGATTCGGCGCCCACGCTGGAGATCAGCGGCATCAAGATGCATCGCAGCGAAGGCTGCTGCCCCTACGCACAGGCCGAGGCCATCGTGCGTACCGTCGTCCGCCCGGGCGACCGTGTGCTGGACTCCTGCGGCGGCCTGGGCTACACGGCCATCTGGGCTGCCCGCCTGGGCGCCGACCGTGTGGTTTCCATCGAGCACGACCTCGACGTGCTGGAGATGGCGCGGCTCAATCCCTGGTCCGAGGAGTACTTCTTCGACGCGCGGATTGACGTGATCCCGGAGGACGTCACGCGGTTTCTCGCAGCGGAGCCTTCAGGGTCGTTCGATGCCATTGTGCACGATCCGCCCCACGTGTCGCGGGCCGGTGAGCTCTACGGACGCGATTTCTACTTCGAGCTGAGCCGCGTGCTGACCGCCACGGGGAAACTCTACCACTACGTCGGCGAGCCCTTTTCTCGGCGCAAGGGCAAGGACATCCACAGCGGCATCTCGGAGCGGCTGGCGAACGTTGGCTTCGAGCCCCGCTATGTGGAGGAGTTGGCGGGCTTCGTCTGCACGAAACGCCGCTGA
- a CDS encoding glycosyltransferase family 4 protein, with protein sequence MGGARKHVYQLVRGLDQSRFEVHLACSLERDRGVERELAGLNAAGIRTVPIRMLRRPAPLADLAALRALSRLMRTERFDIVHTHASKAGFLGRLAARRAGVPAIVHTPHTFPFERRDTRLAPLYRLLERIASGWAHRIVLVSASQRAIAEQAGLGARTQLAVVPNGIRLPAADPAETRRRHRSELGLGSSDLAVGFVGRISPQKDVQAFLAAAGALSREFQGMRLFLAGGADDLRYLRALRPAISPEAWGVATGAIAAKARVCWSRELPVEVLGYRPDAPELVAAFDVVLLPSRYEGLPYSLLEAMAQQVAVVASDVTGNHDVLEHGRTGFLVPVGDVSALVACARRALADPLLRQSLGRAARERVASEFTEEEFLRRMTGLYEQLQAQ encoded by the coding sequence GTGGGCGGCGCGCGCAAACACGTCTACCAGCTCGTGCGGGGCCTCGACCAGTCGCGCTTCGAGGTGCACCTGGCGTGTTCGCTGGAACGCGACCGCGGCGTGGAGCGCGAACTGGCCGGGCTGAACGCGGCGGGGATTCGAACGGTTCCCATCCGCATGCTCCGGCGCCCTGCCCCACTGGCGGATCTGGCCGCGCTCCGTGCCCTCAGCCGCCTGATGCGGACGGAGCGGTTCGACATCGTTCACACTCACGCGTCTAAGGCGGGCTTCCTGGGGCGCCTGGCGGCCCGGCGCGCCGGCGTGCCAGCGATTGTCCACACGCCCCACACCTTCCCGTTCGAGCGGCGCGATACCCGCCTCGCCCCTCTGTACCGGCTTCTGGAGCGCATCGCCAGCGGGTGGGCGCATCGGATTGTCTTGGTGTCGGCGAGCCAGCGCGCGATTGCGGAGCAGGCGGGGCTCGGCGCCCGCACCCAACTGGCCGTGGTGCCGAACGGCATCCGACTGCCGGCGGCGGACCCCGCTGAGACGCGGCGCAGGCACCGTTCTGAGCTGGGATTGGGCAGCTCGGACCTCGCGGTGGGATTCGTCGGGCGCATCTCGCCGCAGAAGGACGTGCAGGCGTTCCTGGCGGCGGCTGGTGCGCTCAGCCGCGAGTTCCAGGGCATGCGGCTGTTTCTGGCGGGAGGGGCTGACGATCTGCGGTACCTGCGGGCGCTGCGTCCGGCGATCTCGCCCGAGGCATGGGGCGTGGCCACGGGCGCCATTGCGGCGAAGGCGCGCGTCTGCTGGTCACGCGAACTGCCCGTCGAGGTGCTTGGCTACAGGCCCGATGCCCCAGAGCTCGTGGCGGCGTTCGATGTCGTTCTCCTGCCCTCGCGCTACGAGGGGCTCCCCTACTCTCTTCTCGAGGCGATGGCTCAGCAGGTGGCTGTCGTGGCCTCCGATGTCACGGGCAACCACGACGTGCTGGAGCATGGCCGAACCGGCTTCCTGGTCCCCGTTGGCGACGTGTCGGCGCTGGTGGCCTGTGCGCGCCGGGCCCTCGCCGACCCATTGCTGCGTCAGTCTCTGGGACGCGCTGCCAGGGAGCGGGTGGCGTCGGAGTTCACGGAGGAGGAGTTCCTGAGGCGGATGACGGGGCTCTATGAGCAGTTGCAGGCGCAGTGA
- the rsgA gene encoding ribosome small subunit-dependent GTPase A, translated as MRCSLPGKWRLRKGAQTRPIAVGDRVRFSLLPSGEGVVEGVEPRKGGKLSRKAAGEREAEQVVAANVDQLVVVASVAEPELNRRLLDRLVVSGEHGGLDVAVCLNKIDLADAAAYEPVLELYRRLGYRALATSAVSGVGLEDLRAALRDKTSVFAGQSGVGKSALLMSVQPGLDLRVGDVSASTGKGRHTTTAVSLLPLEFGGYVVDTPGIREFALYNIERDELQHCFPEMAERFGQCRFADCSHRHEPGCAIAAAVESGAIDPERYESYCRIYESLPAPDPARRRR; from the coding sequence GTGCGATGCTCGCTGCCCGGCAAGTGGCGGCTGCGCAAAGGTGCCCAGACACGCCCCATCGCCGTCGGGGATCGGGTACGCTTTTCTCTTCTGCCGTCTGGCGAGGGGGTGGTCGAGGGGGTCGAGCCTCGGAAAGGCGGCAAACTGTCGCGCAAGGCCGCGGGGGAGCGCGAGGCGGAGCAGGTGGTGGCGGCGAACGTGGACCAGCTCGTCGTGGTCGCCTCGGTGGCTGAGCCTGAGCTGAATCGCCGTCTGCTCGACCGTCTCGTGGTCTCCGGCGAGCACGGCGGCCTCGATGTCGCCGTGTGCCTCAACAAGATCGATCTGGCCGATGCCGCGGCCTATGAGCCGGTGTTGGAGCTGTACCGCCGGCTTGGGTACCGCGCGCTGGCGACCAGCGCAGTGTCGGGTGTAGGCCTGGAGGACCTTCGGGCGGCGCTGAGGGACAAGACATCCGTCTTCGCAGGGCAGTCGGGCGTGGGCAAGTCCGCCTTGCTGATGTCGGTGCAGCCTGGGCTCGACCTGCGCGTTGGCGACGTGAGCGCGTCAACAGGGAAAGGCAGGCACACCACCACCGCCGTGTCGCTGCTGCCGCTGGAGTTCGGCGGCTATGTGGTTGATACGCCGGGTATTCGGGAATTTGCCCTTTACAACATCGAGCGGGACGAGCTTCAGCACTGCTTCCCCGAGATGGCCGAGCGGTTCGGCCAGTGCCGCTTCGCTGACTGCTCGCACCGGCATGAGCCCGGCTGCGCCATTGCGGCCGCGGTGGAGAGCGGCGCGATTGACCCCGAGCGCTACGAAAGCTACTGCCGAATCTACGAGAGCCTGCCTGCACCCGACCCGGCCCGGAGGAGGCGATAA